The DNA sequence TAAGCTTAACTGAAGTGTACTGGTAATAAGAAAGCACGATGCCAAAATTGAACCATTTCATAACATCTTCCTACATGACAGTATCTTGGAGTGTAACTTATTTTTACCCTTATATTAgtatttataataacaaatacatatattaCATGTGTATTATGCTATCTTTTAAAATACTGCCACATCTGAATGCCATCTATCATCCCATAATGCGGATTTTTTACTACCTGTAAGTTGTACATTATTACCTACAGGTTTCAAAGTAAATGTAAAGTACATTCTGAACTTTTATACTTGAGTATAATATCAAGTATATACATACTTTTCAGTTGACAATTATCTGCAAATCTCCATTAGCCAAGTCTGTAAGTAGCTGATATGTGTACACAGCTGGATCTCCTTCATACACAATGTTAAACCAACTGCTGTATCCAGGAACCTGTAAAAAGTGCATTTGATTAATATTTGTCTGTATCAATAACTTTCCATATTAgacaaaaatttacaaataaatgtaatggaaacaaaatatgttttagataatataaattttagtaaaacaagaatcaaaataagtttgaattatgaaataatgataatttttaatttaaatgttaatattgtTATGGTACCTGCTATTTTAAGTTAGCCACACATAACTGATCATGTTAAATGTACAGAGAGGAGAAAGGCAGAGGTGGctgatacattttatatttgaatttgttttagtTACAGTAAATTATGTTAGTGGAGCTGTTTTCAACACTATTTAACATGCTtcttataaattaaatgtatgaAAGACCTTATTTCAATTACACACTGTTCCGATACCTGGGAAATGACAGATCCCTTCCACCAACTTTCTTCGTGGCCATTTATAAACTTATGTTTAACTGTTTTTCCTGTCAGTATTGGAACCTTATCTGTGTTGTGTACTGGTTCAGGTTGGACTGTAAAAGCGTGACGAACTAATTTCTTAACATTCACAGTCATTTCTTCAATAGATTACTGTTTGCCACCTTTAGAGAAAAGGTATATATCTTTTTCGTTGTTCATAGCCTGCTTTAGAACATGTTTCCTAAAATTCAGCTGTGCTTTGAGAGCCTCTTTCTTTTCACTTTGTGACAAAATCTCTTTCATTGAGTCATTCACACACTGTTCAGTTTGCCATAAACCAAAATATAAGATTTTATCTGTGTATCGCTGTAATCTCTCTATCCGTTTCCTTTCAAGCTCCTCAGCTCGCAGCCTTGCTGATTCCATTTTTGCTCTTTGTCTATCTTCAATAACCTTTTTACGTGTTTGGAAGTTTTGTTTGACGGTTTTCACACATTTGGATGCAGCTCcaatcagtatcattttttcattttcattcttacatgagAGCCACTGATCTGTCTTGTTTGCCGTGTACATAATATATGCCTCTGAtgcaataacagaaatattgggTTTTCTTCTCAGCAAGTTATCAAGGAAACCaaagacagacagaaaatttATTGTGTTTCTGTGTACTTGTTGACTTCACTCTTGTTTGTTCAGTTACATTTTGCCATTTTCCTCCAGGGAGATGATCAGAAAACAACTTTTTGCACAGGTCGGCCAGTGCTGGAAGAATTATTTGTAGGTGAACTTCAACAAGTGGGTCATGCTCCCAAGGTTCAATAAGGCTGACTAAGATACTATCTCTTTTTACCATTGTCACGTCGCCAAAGATATTCAATGATCCATTCATAAAATGTTCGATATTGGCATCAGAGAGACATGTACATAATTCAAGATAATGTTTATTCATATCTAATACATGGATACTTCTGTCTTCAAGAAGGCACCACAGAGGCCCAGTTACTAGTCTAGAGATCAGTCCAAGGGCTTTACATCCGGCCATATACTCTGGGACGTTGATGTCATGATAAACAGCTTTAAGAAGATTATTGGATAGATTTCCTTTGAGATAATCAGTTGcagtattctttaaaaaaaacaaagacgcAGCTGactcaaataaaacattaaaacgaTTGCCATGGAAATCTTGCAAAGGTATGCACATAAGTCCATTTTCTTTCAAGAAGTCTTTTGAATATAATTTGAATTCTGCAAATTTACCACTTTTTTCATCTCCTCCTCTTGCTAGAGCTTTACAAGCAGTCCTGACAAGTCTGAGGGTTCCTGATTCACtacttttcaaaaactttttatcATATATTGGTGGCAAATCTTCGAAAAAACCTTTTTGCACTTCCAACACAGCTCTGTTGCTAACTTCAGCAAAATGTACTAAACTATGTAGACCGCAGAAGAAGTTCAATAGTTGACTAACAGCTGTTTGATTTTCCTCAGAGAGTGTATTCCAATTTGCATGTAGTTCTGGTAGCACCGTTTCTCTAAGCTCTTGCAGGAGGGTATTAAATTTGTGTTCTGTTGATGCTCTATCACTCATCGTTGCTGTAATGTTATAAAGTATTTTTTGGCTGTAATATCTGAGTGAAGAGCTTGATCATCAATATCAGCAAGTATCTGTTGTAGGGCCGACAAAGtgtcttgtccagacttactcaataACTCCCGCATGCCTATAACATACATATTGCCATCACTATCAGAAACATGATACCCGGAATTCTTTTTCCCAAACTTTGTCGTTTCATCTGTGTAAATGGTCAGATTCGTTTTTCTGGCAGTTCCTCACTGATTTGTTTCTGTGACAGTACTAAACGTTCAATGTTCATATTTATTACACTTGACCTTGATGGTAATTTATCCACTTTCTTGTTTACCAATTTCAAAACACTATTAATTACATTACCACATTTACCTGCACTGACATTTAAAGAAAGTAGGCTATATAAACATTCTCTAAGTTCATAGGAGTTTTTTCCTCTTCTTTATCGTAAAATGAAATAACCTCTGTATCTCTATTTAGTATTTCAGATAACCATTCATTCTCAGCTGTAGAATTATCAAGATCTGCAGAAACACCCTGCAGTTTTAAGTTTAAGTCTACAAGTTCTGATTCCAGTGCATTAACATGATTTCTTGCATTATTCAGATCTGTTTTTAACTGATCACTTTCATTTTTCATTCTCTCAACACGTACTTGTAAACGAGTGTTTTGAAGCCTGATccgttttaaaatgtttgtttttgagtCAATTCTTTTTTGTagtgttttgtttaatttcactGTGTCTTTTAGTTCCTGTTTAAGCTTAATAACGGTGGTTCTTTTTGTCCTGCTACGATTTAAAgcttttatatttaaatgtaaactttcatttttcagatgtagttctttattttttactgttAGATCTGACACTTCTGTACCTAATTCAAACAAAGCCTTCTTACAAACATCTGTACAAGAATTATCAATGTCAATTTGCTTTGGCTTCTGTAAATGACTGGAAATAGAAGGAAGCTTCACATCTTCTTGAAGAAATTCTTTTAACTCTGTCTGATATTTACTTAGATGTTTGGTTTTATTAAGGGATTGAAATTTCTTAAATGTGTTGTTAACCAAATGTTCAAATGATCGTTTTGATGCTACAGGTTCTTCTGCATTTGTCATAACCCATTCAACACAATCCTTCTTGTtacctttctttattttttcaatgatattaaTGTTTTTTATTGAAGACATGTTGCTAAATTGATTTTATTACTTATCTTCTTCTTGCCTTTTTGAAAACTGGTGATGCAGATCCCTTATCACAAAAGAAAAGGCAAAGCTATCACTACAGTGGAAACATGCAAGCTATTTCTAAGGCAAACAATGTTCAGGTGAATGTGACAGCACTATATTGATTTAcaaaattgaatatatatatatatatatatatatatatatatatatatatatagtccaTAAACTCCATTTTACAACTTTAATTTTTCAAGTGAAAAAGGCAATCTGCAGTGTGCAACACAGTGTTCCAAAGCACTTACATTGCCATATAAACTGATGCATGACAACACATTGATATGAATGTCTTTTTAAATCTACTAAAGGCTTCCTCACAAAAATCATGATTTTAGTTAACAAGTAAGTCACCATTCTCCTTAATTATTGTTTGTCTCAAGCAATGTAATGTAATAGGAAaagacatttatttatattaggAAGAAATTAAAAGGGAAAAGGGTAATCTAAGTGCACTACATTGAAaaggttaatatatatatatatagctggtAGTGTTTTCCTCAGGCTACAATGCCAATATTATCGagagtgaaaatataaataagtgAAATAGGTTGCTAACATTTTCATACAATTTGACAACATTAACTGAATTATTACAAATGCCTAAGgcacaaatttatttaaaatgtccGAGGAAAAcactaaaatgaatatatacaagtTACATCTACACAAACAATAGCTGTCACCATTTTAGATACTACTTCAGCTACTTTTCAGAATATAGCAGTTGTACAGACAAAAACTATTTCCAACTCCACTTGGTATAAAACAGATTAATTcaactgaatgttttttttttaaataattatatgttaAAAATTTAGAAGCTGTAATTCATCTTGCTATAAACTGAAATACTAATGGATATCATACAAGCACAAACAAAGCTGACATGTATTTGTGTTTTACCTTTCCTTCGTACAATGCCAGTTTCTTTTCAAGTTCTTCAATCTTTCTTGTCAAGATAATGCAGTTTTGGCATTTGTCACCTTCAAGgtcttttattttatctttaaacagtTCACAGTTCCGACAAGGCTGAAATAAATATTCAACACTGAAGTGCTGCAGTGTCATTACTTGCACTCcttatcaatatacatgtaattattaaacACAATTTAACAGATAAAACCATAGTGTAGACATTAAAAATCTGTCGTGAATCAaataatttaaacagttttctttctttagtttggcaaaaacaaaataaactctATCAATCCCATTTTTTGGCACCaaccattaattttttaatatatttcctgGCAGTCACCAGCTGAATAAAATACTTTCCAGTTACCATTGTGTGTTCACAGATTAACCAAGATATATAAAAAATCCTACCCACCTACTCtatatttttcaacatgttaTCAGAACCATAGAATCATTTTGTTTTCACCTTTTACTTGTAATAGAATTTTAATTTGGTAATCTAATAAATACCTGACAGTTGTCTGTATTCTTCTTGTCAGAAGTGCTATTTGAGATTTCTGTATCACCACAGAGTATCACCAGAAATTACAGTATTGCAGGAGCAATTAAATTCAGTGTCAGTGCTGATATCCTAAAAACAAAAAGGACATTCATAAGATATGGCTGAATTCTTTTCAGCATTCTTTATTCAAATAACagttgtttttcttaaagaagGCAACATCTGAaaaatagtttaaacatattttattgcaaatatatacatatataaataaacaaataaatacatcatttgtacatatattagGCAGTAGGTCTGTTATCATTAACGTGTTATAAAAAATATCGCAAATAAATTACATCAGTTTCCTGTGGCTATTGCTTACAGTGCTGGTCTGACTGC is a window from the Mercenaria mercenaria strain notata chromosome 7, MADL_Memer_1, whole genome shotgun sequence genome containing:
- the LOC128558821 gene encoding uncharacterized protein LOC128558821; the encoded protein is MSDRASTEHKFNTLLQELRETVLPELHANWNTLSEENQTAVSQLLNFFCGLHSLVHFAEVSNRAVLEVQKGFFEDLPPIYDKKFLKSSESGTLRLVRTACKALARGGDEKSGKFAEFKLYSKDFLKENGLMCIPLQDFHGNRFNVLFESAASLFFLKNTATDYLKGNLSNNLLKAVYHDINVPEYMAGCKALGLISRLVTGPLWCLLEDRSIHVLDMNKHYLELCTCLSDANIEHFMNGSLNIFGDVTMVKRDSILVSLIEPWEHDPLVEVHLQIILPALADLCKKLFSDHLPGGKWQNVTEQTRVKSTSTQKHNKFSVCLWFP